In the Labrys wisconsinensis genome, one interval contains:
- a CDS encoding RNA polymerase sigma factor: protein MDETAILLEQHIPALRRYAYALVRQHDAADDLVQDCLERAVRRWHLRHRDGDLKAWLLTILRNQFINIYRQKRRRGMHFALEDIVEPAASDSAPDSSTAIRDILAGLDTLPEDQKSVILLVGVEDLSYDEAARVLGLPVGTVMSRLSRGREKLREYLETGRTAVLRRVK from the coding sequence TTGGACGAAACGGCAATCCTTCTGGAGCAGCACATTCCGGCCCTGCGGCGCTACGCATATGCGCTGGTAAGGCAGCATGATGCCGCGGACGATCTGGTCCAGGATTGTCTGGAGCGGGCCGTCAGGCGATGGCATTTGCGCCATCGCGACGGCGACCTCAAGGCATGGCTCCTTACGATCCTGCGTAACCAGTTCATCAACATTTATCGTCAAAAGCGTAGACGCGGGATGCACTTTGCTCTGGAGGATATCGTGGAGCCGGCGGCTTCCGATTCTGCGCCGGACAGCAGCACAGCGATCAGGGACATCCTCGCCGGGCTGGATACGCTGCCGGAAGATCAGAAGTCAGTGATCTTGCTCGTTGGTGTCGAGGACTTGTCCTACGATGAAGCAGCGCGCGTTCTCGGGCTCCCCGTCGGCACGGTGATGTCGAGACTGAGTCGTGGCCGTGAGAAATTGCGGGAATATCTGGAAACCGGCCGCACCGCCGTGTTGCGGAGAGTGAAATGA
- a CDS encoding nuclear transport factor 2 family protein gives MLLAGTAFAGPAEDMAKARIADIAKGDVTAITSAYADGTTLHWVGGPLDGSYAGSDKLKEVWGKFTKAQGEQKATIAAIAEAANPKGATVTANVAFAGKNTVKVRYVMVYRDGKLADEIWQVDPAATY, from the coding sequence ATGCTGCTTGCCGGAACCGCATTCGCAGGTCCTGCGGAAGACATGGCGAAGGCGCGTATTGCCGACATTGCCAAGGGGGACGTTACTGCCATCACCTCCGCCTATGCTGACGGTACCACGTTGCATTGGGTCGGCGGCCCGCTCGACGGCAGCTATGCCGGCTCGGACAAGCTCAAGGAGGTCTGGGGCAAGTTTACCAAGGCCCAGGGCGAACAAAAGGCCACCATCGCGGCCATCGCCGAAGCGGCAAATCCCAAGGGGGCAACGGTGACCGCCAACGTCGCGTTCGCCGGCAAGAACACGGTCAAGGTTCGCTACGTGATGGTGTATCGTGACGGGAAGCTGGCAGACGAAATCTGGCAGGTCGATCCCGCCGCTACCTATTGA
- the copM gene encoding CopM family metallochaperone: MSRAVLVVTLGAALAFAGAVYAHDGHMQHMSSAQDSATDQSFDAQMGRAMQRMDRDMSVPPSGNYDRDFAAMMIPHHQGAVDMARIELRFGKDPVLRRLAQAIIVEQLQEIDVMKRQLQQPPVASSQPSPASGQPHHKDF, encoded by the coding sequence ATGTCCAGAGCGGTTCTTGTTGTTACGCTAGGCGCCGCGCTCGCCTTTGCGGGTGCGGTCTATGCCCACGACGGGCACATGCAGCACATGTCATCGGCGCAGGACTCAGCGACGGACCAATCGTTCGATGCGCAGATGGGGCGCGCGATGCAGCGCATGGACCGGGACATGTCGGTTCCGCCAAGCGGCAATTATGACCGCGATTTCGCGGCGATGATGATTCCGCACCACCAGGGCGCGGTCGACATGGCCCGCATCGAGTTGCGGTTCGGCAAGGATCCCGTGCTGCGGCGTCTGGCGCAGGCGATCATCGTCGAGCAACTCCAGGAAATCGACGTCATGAAACGTCAACTGCAACAGCCTCCCGTCGCGTCGTCACAGCCATCGCCTGCCTCAGGTCAACCCCATCACAAGGATTTCTGA
- a CDS encoding YncE family protein, with translation MKAHLSACILLATTLSASAGQAPGAADKPDIAVSARDRFYTSDQFSNTVSVIDPSSNKLLGVIRLGDPTPGNLSPLYKGQLLVHGMGFSPDHKTLAAISIGSNSVSFIDTATNAVKHVSYVGRSPHEAFFTPDGKEVWVAVRGENYISVLDGKTFKETTRIEVPNGPGMTIFSPNGKYGYVCSSFTPETVVISTDSHKIVGHVKQDSPFCPDIAATPDGKQVWLTLKDVGKTMVFNAKPPFGVIKTLDTGPITNHVNIVRNTKGQFAYVTVGGLNAVKVFRTDTFEQVAMIETGALPHGLWPSGDGTRVYVGLENADAAAAIDTLENKVIATIPIGQAPQGVAYVPNAVPSGDGMSNLQPLAATSESAQLKLGVPGSKTATQVTLFNQGLVQVVQAAVTGLEPKKAYTLALSVQADGSGTLQPLAAFMTNPAGAAIVNTVGPIRQVVEAKQDDARRYLVIASGSAHELGAAVQIQMP, from the coding sequence ATGAAAGCTCACCTCTCAGCCTGCATCCTGCTCGCAACGACGCTGTCCGCCTCGGCGGGGCAAGCTCCTGGGGCTGCCGACAAGCCGGACATCGCGGTCAGCGCGCGGGATCGCTTCTATACATCGGACCAGTTCTCCAACACGGTTTCGGTCATCGATCCCTCCAGCAACAAATTGCTCGGTGTCATCCGGCTCGGCGACCCGACGCCCGGCAATCTGAGCCCGCTTTACAAGGGCCAGTTGCTGGTTCACGGCATGGGCTTTTCGCCGGACCACAAGACGCTAGCGGCAATCTCGATCGGCTCGAACTCGGTCAGTTTCATCGATACGGCGACGAATGCTGTCAAGCATGTGAGCTACGTCGGCCGCTCGCCGCACGAAGCCTTCTTCACGCCGGACGGCAAGGAAGTGTGGGTCGCGGTGCGCGGCGAGAACTACATTTCGGTCCTGGACGGTAAGACCTTCAAGGAAACGACGCGGATCGAAGTGCCAAACGGACCGGGCATGACGATCTTCTCGCCCAACGGAAAGTACGGCTACGTCTGCTCAAGTTTCACTCCGGAGACCGTCGTCATTTCGACCGATAGCCACAAGATCGTCGGTCACGTCAAACAGGACAGCCCGTTCTGTCCGGACATCGCGGCAACGCCGGATGGCAAGCAGGTCTGGCTGACGTTGAAGGATGTCGGCAAGACTATGGTGTTCAACGCCAAGCCGCCATTTGGCGTGATCAAGACGCTCGATACCGGCCCGATCACCAACCACGTCAACATCGTCCGAAACACCAAGGGCCAATTTGCTTATGTGACCGTCGGCGGACTGAATGCAGTCAAGGTGTTCCGTACCGATACGTTCGAGCAGGTTGCGATGATCGAGACCGGTGCGCTGCCGCATGGTCTCTGGCCGTCCGGAGATGGCACGCGCGTTTACGTCGGACTTGAGAACGCCGATGCCGCCGCGGCGATCGATACGCTCGAGAACAAGGTTATCGCGACGATCCCGATCGGCCAGGCACCTCAGGGCGTGGCCTATGTTCCCAACGCCGTGCCATCGGGCGATGGAATGAGCAACTTGCAACCGCTTGCGGCAACCTCGGAATCAGCACAGCTCAAGCTCGGTGTGCCCGGCAGCAAGACTGCAACACAGGTGACGCTGTTCAATCAGGGATTGGTCCAGGTCGTGCAGGCCGCCGTCACAGGACTGGAGCCCAAGAAGGCGTACACGTTGGCGCTATCGGTCCAAGCCGATGGTAGTGGCACGCTGCAGCCACTGGCCGCGTTCATGACCAATCCGGCCGGCGCGGCCATCGTCAATACTGTCGGACCCATTCGGCAGGTTGTCGAAGCCAAGCAGGATGATGCGCGGCGGTATCTCGTGATCGCGTCGGGCTCGGCCCACGAACTCGGCGCCGCCGTCCAGATTCAAATGCCCTAA
- a CDS encoding ABC transporter permease: MDAPNPAARRRWVLSPLNRRRWRNFKASRRGYVSLWVFGILFVLSLFAEFIANDKPFLVQYDGHTYVPVFSAYPETTFGGDFETEADYRDPYLTKLIQDKGGFMLWPPIRYSYDTINKNAPKPFPSPPTWTLSDADCKEAAARVGGTGCRDLEWNWLGTDANGRDLIARVIYGFRLSVVFGLILTVLSSIIGVAAGAVQGYFGGWTDLIFQRAIEIWTSIPTLYLLIILAAVLAPSFWLLLGILLLFSWTTLVGVVRAEFLRARNFEYVRAARALGLSNFAIIRKHLLPNATVATLTMMPFVLNAGISTLTSLDYLGFGLPPGSPSLGELMRQAADNAQQAPWIGITGFFVIAGMMALMIFIGEAVRDALDPRKTFA, translated from the coding sequence ATGGACGCTCCCAATCCCGCCGCGCGCCGACGCTGGGTGCTCTCGCCGCTCAACCGCCGCCGCTGGCGCAACTTCAAGGCCAGCCGGCGCGGCTATGTCTCGCTGTGGGTCTTCGGCATCCTGTTCGTCCTGTCGCTGTTCGCCGAGTTCATCGCCAACGACAAGCCGTTCCTGGTGCAATACGACGGTCACACCTATGTGCCGGTCTTCTCTGCCTATCCCGAGACCACGTTCGGCGGCGACTTCGAGACCGAGGCGGACTACCGCGATCCCTATCTGACCAAGCTGATCCAGGACAAGGGCGGCTTCATGCTCTGGCCGCCGATCCGTTATTCCTACGACACCATCAACAAGAACGCGCCGAAGCCCTTCCCCTCGCCGCCGACCTGGACGCTGTCCGACGCGGACTGCAAGGAGGCGGCGGCACGCGTCGGCGGCACCGGCTGCCGGGACCTGGAATGGAACTGGCTCGGCACCGACGCCAACGGCCGCGACCTCATCGCCCGCGTCATCTACGGCTTCCGGCTCTCGGTGGTGTTCGGCCTGATCCTCACGGTGCTCTCCTCGATCATCGGCGTCGCCGCCGGCGCGGTGCAGGGTTATTTCGGCGGCTGGACCGACCTGATCTTCCAGCGCGCCATCGAGATCTGGACCAGCATCCCGACGCTCTACCTCCTGATCATCCTCGCCGCCGTGCTGGCGCCGAGCTTCTGGCTCCTGCTCGGCATCCTCCTCCTGTTCTCCTGGACGACGCTGGTGGGCGTGGTGCGCGCCGAGTTCCTGCGCGCCCGCAACTTCGAATATGTGCGCGCGGCCCGCGCCCTCGGCCTCAGCAACTTCGCCATCATCCGCAAGCACCTCCTGCCCAACGCCACGGTGGCGACGCTGACCATGATGCCCTTCGTGCTCAATGCCGGCATCTCGACCCTGACCTCGCTCGACTATCTCGGCTTCGGCCTGCCACCCGGCTCGCCCTCGCTCGGCGAGCTGATGCGCCAGGCCGCCGACAACGCCCAGCAGGCGCCCTGGATCGGCATCACCGGCTTCTTCGTCATCGCCGGCATGATGGCGCTGATGATCTTCATCGGCGAGGCGGTGCGCGACGCGCTCGACCCGCGCAAGACCTTCGCCTGA
- a CDS encoding microcin C ABC transporter permease YejB: MLAYIVRRLLLIVPTLFGIMLISFAIIQFAPGGPVERMIAQLTGAGGGDRLGGTGSDFAGQGQNFGGEVNSQYRGAQGLDPAFIKSLEKQYGFDKPAPERFVLMMKNYLTFNFGESYFKSMSVVELIKQKLPVSISLGLWVTLLSYLISIPLGIRKAVSEGSVFDAWTSIVIIIGYAIPGFLFAILMIVFFAGGSFWQIFPLKGLWSSRYDDMPWYDWIASPSAMADYAWHLALPLFALSLSAFATLTLLTKNSFLDEIRKQYVLTARMKGLSQRQVLYGHVFRNAMLIVISGFPAAFIGAFFTGAVLIEKVFSLDGLGLLSYTSVLDRDYPVVFATLYIFSLVGLLVNLISDLTYMIIDPRIDFEAREA; the protein is encoded by the coding sequence ATGCTCGCCTATATCGTCCGCCGCCTGCTCCTCATCGTGCCGACGCTGTTCGGCATCATGCTGATCTCCTTCGCCATCATCCAGTTCGCGCCGGGCGGGCCGGTGGAGCGCATGATCGCTCAGCTCACCGGCGCCGGCGGCGGCGACCGCCTGGGCGGCACGGGCAGCGACTTCGCCGGCCAGGGCCAGAACTTCGGCGGCGAGGTCAATTCGCAATATCGCGGTGCCCAGGGGCTGGATCCGGCCTTCATCAAGAGCCTGGAGAAGCAGTACGGCTTCGACAAGCCGGCGCCCGAGCGCTTCGTCCTGATGATGAAGAACTATCTCACCTTCAATTTCGGCGAGAGCTATTTCAAGTCGATGTCGGTGGTCGAGCTGATCAAGCAGAAGCTGCCCGTCTCCATCTCGCTGGGCCTGTGGGTGACGCTGCTGAGCTATCTCATCTCCATCCCGCTCGGCATCCGCAAGGCGGTGAGCGAGGGCTCGGTCTTCGACGCCTGGACCAGCATCGTCATCATCATCGGCTATGCCATTCCCGGCTTCCTCTTCGCCATCCTGATGATCGTCTTCTTCGCCGGCGGCTCCTTCTGGCAGATCTTCCCGCTGAAGGGCCTGTGGTCGAGCCGCTACGACGACATGCCCTGGTACGACTGGATCGCCTCGCCCAGCGCCATGGCCGACTATGCCTGGCACCTCGCCCTGCCGCTGTTCGCGCTCAGCCTCTCGGCCTTCGCCACGCTGACGCTGTTGACCAAGAACTCCTTCCTCGACGAGATCCGCAAGCAATATGTGCTGACCGCGCGGATGAAGGGCCTGAGCCAGCGCCAGGTGCTCTACGGCCACGTCTTCCGCAACGCCATGCTGATCGTCATCTCCGGCTTTCCCGCCGCCTTCATCGGCGCTTTCTTCACCGGCGCCGTGCTGATCGAGAAGGTGTTCTCCCTCGATGGACTCGGCCTGCTCAGCTACACCTCGGTGCTCGACCGCGACTATCCCGTGGTGTTCGCCACGCTCTACATCTTCTCGCTGGTCGGCCTCCTGGTGAACCTGATCTCCGATCTCACCTACATGATCATCGACCCCCGCATCGACTTCGAAGCGCGGGAGGCCTGA
- a CDS encoding L,D-transpeptidase family protein: MFRSAKLCLAAASIFVLCSSALAQTPASDPLLSPAPLSGAPAAAPLSAAPAAATPAAPTPEVKKRRPRPVASASTPQPPPVTPWTGMPTFDAGSLDRLNGLSQFYARIARSGGFPPAPPATLGRGAKGPAVALLRQRLVMEGDLAADDRGDGWDAALTTALQRYQMRNGIAPTGAMNDRTRAAMAVPVEKRLIQIGHNMERLGARFVDFAQRYVVVNLPSAQVEAIENGQVVRRYVAVVGRPQNASPEVDATISAVNVNPTWTVPQSIIKKEIGPHMVKDPSYLARQGMKVLDGSGKEVNPASIDWSSDKALNYTLRQNSGLGNALGQLRIQMPNSEAVYMHDTPSKKLFGATDRFFSHGCVRVQGVNDLAAWLLGPGWDSKRIAQEIATGQRKDLSLPDRVPVHWVYMTAYVTPDGAAHFRDDVYGLDFGQQVRVASAQ; the protein is encoded by the coding sequence GTGTTCCGATCCGCAAAGCTCTGCCTGGCGGCGGCCTCCATCTTTGTTCTCTGCTCCAGTGCCCTGGCCCAGACACCGGCCTCCGATCCCCTGCTCTCGCCGGCGCCGCTCTCGGGTGCGCCGGCCGCCGCGCCGCTCTCCGCGGCGCCCGCGGCCGCCACGCCCGCGGCGCCGACGCCCGAGGTGAAGAAGAGGCGCCCGCGCCCGGTCGCCTCCGCCTCGACGCCGCAGCCGCCGCCGGTGACGCCCTGGACGGGCATGCCGACCTTCGACGCCGGCTCGCTCGACCGCCTCAACGGCCTGTCGCAGTTCTACGCCAGGATCGCCCGGTCCGGCGGCTTTCCGCCGGCTCCGCCCGCCACTCTCGGCCGCGGCGCCAAGGGCCCGGCGGTGGCGCTGCTGCGCCAGCGCCTGGTCATGGAGGGCGACCTTGCCGCCGACGATCGCGGTGATGGCTGGGACGCGGCCCTGACCACGGCGCTGCAGCGCTACCAGATGCGCAACGGCATCGCGCCGACCGGCGCCATGAACGACCGCACGCGCGCCGCCATGGCCGTGCCGGTGGAGAAACGCCTGATCCAGATCGGCCACAACATGGAGCGGCTCGGCGCCCGCTTCGTCGACTTCGCCCAGCGCTACGTGGTGGTGAACCTGCCGAGCGCCCAGGTCGAGGCCATCGAGAACGGCCAAGTGGTGCGCCGCTACGTCGCCGTGGTCGGCCGGCCGCAGAACGCCTCGCCCGAGGTCGACGCCACCATCAGCGCCGTCAACGTCAACCCGACCTGGACCGTGCCGCAGTCGATCATCAAGAAGGAGATCGGCCCGCACATGGTCAAGGACCCGAGCTACCTCGCCCGCCAGGGCATGAAGGTGCTCGACGGCTCGGGCAAGGAAGTGAACCCGGCCAGCATCGACTGGTCGAGCGACAAGGCGCTGAACTACACGCTGCGCCAGAACTCCGGCCTCGGCAACGCCCTCGGGCAGCTGCGCATCCAGATGCCGAATTCGGAGGCGGTCTACATGCACGACACGCCGTCGAAGAAGCTGTTCGGCGCCACCGACCGCTTCTTCTCCCATGGCTGCGTGCGCGTGCAGGGCGTCAACGACCTCGCCGCCTGGCTGCTCGGCCCGGGCTGGGACTCCAAGCGCATCGCCCAGGAGATCGCCACGGGCCAGCGCAAGGACCTCTCCCTGCCCGACCGCGTGCCGGTGCACTGGGTCTACATGACCGCCTATGTCACGCCTGATGGGGCCGCCCATTTCCGCGACGACGTCTACGGCCTCGACTTCGGCCAGCAGGTGCGCGTCGCCTCGGCGCAATAG
- the lptB gene encoding LPS export ABC transporter ATP-binding protein: MSAAGTAWAFCPRALFAPKPRLMSAGVDSPGTEHIVAWLPFARSRSAAGAVEAAEEVDDPDAYLQNDDGLLSVRSIAKSYRKRQVVADVSLDVRRGEAVGLLGPNGAGKTTVFYMITGLIPPDHGRIELDGYDVTRLPMYRRARLGIGYLPQEASIFRGLSVEQNIRAVLEISEPDRHERERQLDELLDEFGLTRLRATPSIALSGGERRRVEIARSLASRPSFMLLDEPFAGIDPIAVGDIQDLVRHLTTRGIGVLITDHNVRETLSLIDRAYIIHTGHVLTQGAPQEIIENPDARRLYLGEEFRM; the protein is encoded by the coding sequence CTGAGCGCAGCCGGCACTGCGTGGGCATTCTGCCCACGCGCCTTATTTGCACCGAAACCGCGCCTTATGAGCGCCGGCGTCGACAGTCCAGGGACCGAGCATATCGTGGCGTGGTTGCCTTTCGCACGAAGCAGGAGCGCCGCGGGCGCCGTCGAGGCGGCTGAGGAGGTCGACGACCCCGACGCCTATCTGCAGAACGACGATGGCCTGCTGAGCGTCCGCTCGATCGCCAAGAGCTACCGCAAGCGCCAGGTGGTGGCCGATGTCAGCCTCGACGTGCGGCGCGGCGAGGCCGTCGGCCTGCTCGGGCCGAACGGCGCCGGCAAGACCACGGTGTTCTACATGATCACCGGGCTGATCCCGCCGGACCATGGCCGCATCGAGCTCGACGGCTACGATGTCACCCGCCTGCCGATGTATCGGCGGGCGCGGCTCGGCATCGGCTATCTCCCGCAGGAGGCCTCGATCTTCCGCGGCCTCAGCGTCGAGCAGAACATCCGCGCGGTGCTCGAGATCTCCGAGCCGGACCGCCACGAGCGCGAGCGCCAGCTCGACGAGCTCCTGGACGAGTTCGGGCTGACGCGCCTGCGCGCCACGCCCTCGATCGCCCTGTCCGGCGGCGAGCGCCGGCGCGTCGAGATCGCCCGCTCGCTCGCCAGCCGCCCCTCCTTCATGCTGCTGGACGAGCCTTTCGCCGGCATCGACCCGATCGCGGTCGGCGACATCCAGGACCTGGTGCGCCACCTCACCACCCGCGGCATCGGCGTCCTGATCACCGACCACAATGTGCGCGAGACGCTGTCGCTGATCGATCGCGCCTATATCATCCATACCGGGCATGTGCTGACCCAGGGCGCGCCGCAGGAGATCATCGAGAACCCGGATGCGCGGCGGCTCTATCTCGGCGAGGAGTTCCGGATGTAG
- a CDS encoding LptA/OstA family protein encodes MSASTIATPARNGRKATLAALALALALGVPGFADAQANKKAANPFQGFSADNGKPVDVNSEALEVDQNLQKAIFTGNVVATQGESVLRTPKLVVFYDNSANAQNGQTPTPPAAGTPSQANSIRRLEAYGGVIVTSQDQKATGENGVFDMIANTATLTGGVVLTQGANVIRGKQLVVDLKTGVAHVLGGTTGLFVPSKQDKPKAN; translated from the coding sequence ATGAGCGCCAGCACGATCGCGACCCCGGCCCGGAACGGGCGCAAGGCGACCCTCGCCGCCCTGGCCTTGGCCCTGGCCCTCGGCGTCCCCGGCTTTGCCGACGCCCAGGCCAACAAGAAGGCCGCGAACCCGTTCCAGGGCTTCTCGGCCGACAACGGCAAGCCGGTCGACGTCAATTCCGAGGCGCTGGAGGTCGACCAGAACCTCCAGAAGGCGATCTTCACCGGCAACGTCGTCGCCACCCAGGGCGAATCGGTCCTGCGCACCCCCAAGCTCGTGGTGTTCTACGACAATTCCGCCAACGCCCAGAACGGCCAGACGCCGACGCCGCCGGCTGCGGGCACGCCCAGCCAGGCGAACAGCATCAGGCGCCTCGAGGCCTATGGCGGCGTCATCGTCACCTCCCAGGACCAGAAGGCCACCGGCGAGAACGGCGTGTTCGACATGATCGCCAACACGGCGACGCTGACCGGCGGCGTGGTGCTGACCCAGGGCGCCAACGTCATTCGCGGCAAGCAGCTGGTGGTCGACCTCAAGACCGGCGTCGCTCATGTCCTGGGCGGCACCACCGGCCTGTTCGTGCCCAGCAAGCAGGACAAGCCGAAGGCGAACTGA
- the lptC gene encoding LPS export ABC transporter periplasmic protein LptC — MRMSPSAPFSREVAFDAARRHSRVVRTLKVAVPALALLGTIAFVLYAWLDPFRAQEVHVNIGKLDVSGDKLTMELPHLTGFNKRQEAYNVTAKTASQRIAAPGLIDLSNLEAVITMQDKSTATIRSLNGRFDSNAEILILHDQVGVTSTRGYSADMKSATIDFKAGTVKSDEHVKVNLTSGVIQADSLNITQGGATILFKGGVTSTFHTQLKPRPPANATPAQDQTP; from the coding sequence ATGAGGATGTCGCCATCCGCTCCGTTCAGCCGCGAGGTGGCGTTCGACGCCGCCCGGCGGCACAGCCGTGTCGTGCGCACGCTCAAGGTGGCGGTGCCGGCGCTGGCCCTGCTCGGGACGATCGCCTTCGTGCTCTATGCCTGGCTCGATCCCTTCCGGGCTCAGGAAGTGCACGTCAACATCGGCAAGCTCGACGTCTCCGGCGACAAGCTGACCATGGAGCTGCCGCATCTCACGGGCTTCAACAAGCGCCAGGAGGCCTACAACGTCACCGCCAAGACCGCGTCCCAGCGCATCGCCGCACCCGGCCTGATCGACCTCAGCAATCTGGAGGCGGTGATCACCATGCAGGACAAGTCCACCGCCACGATCCGCTCGCTGAACGGACGCTTCGATTCGAACGCCGAGATCCTCATCCTGCACGACCAGGTCGGCGTCACCTCGACCCGGGGCTATTCCGCCGACATGAAGAGTGCCACCATCGACTTCAAGGCGGGGACGGTGAAGAGCGACGAGCACGTCAAGGTCAACCTCACCAGCGGGGTGATCCAGGCGGACTCGCTCAACATCACCCAGGGCGGAGCGACCATCCTGTTCAAGGGCGGGGTGACGTCGACCTTCCACACCCAGCTGAAGCCCAGGCCGCCGGCCAACGCCACGCCAGCACAGGACCAGACGCCATGA
- a CDS encoding ribonuclease D: MTIRFHRGDLPGLERYRGIAAIDTETLGLNPHRDRLCVVQLSPGDGSADVVQIPAGGSDAPNLKQLLADPAVTKIFHYARFDVAVLYHAFGVMTGSIYCTKIASKLVRTYTDRHGLKDLARELLGVELSKQQQSSDWGAADLTEAQLAYAASDVLHLHELKAKLDAMLAREGRAALAKACFDFVPARALLDLEGWAETDIFAHS; the protein is encoded by the coding sequence TTGACCATCCGTTTCCATCGCGGCGACCTGCCGGGCCTCGAGCGCTATCGCGGCATCGCCGCCATCGACACCGAGACGCTGGGCCTCAACCCGCACCGCGACCGGCTCTGCGTGGTGCAGCTCTCCCCGGGCGACGGCAGCGCCGACGTGGTGCAGATCCCCGCCGGCGGCAGCGACGCGCCCAACCTCAAGCAGCTCCTGGCCGATCCGGCGGTCACCAAGATCTTCCACTACGCCCGCTTCGACGTCGCGGTGCTCTATCATGCCTTCGGCGTGATGACGGGGTCGATCTACTGCACCAAGATCGCCTCGAAGCTGGTGCGCACCTATACCGATCGGCACGGGCTCAAGGACCTCGCGCGGGAACTTTTGGGCGTTGAGCTTTCCAAGCAACAGCAATCGTCGGATTGGGGCGCGGCAGACCTCACGGAAGCGCAGCTCGCCTATGCCGCTTCCGACGTGCTGCACCTGCACGAGCTCAAGGCGAAGCTCGACGCCATGCTCGCCCGCGAGGGCCGCGCGGCGCTGGCCAAGGCCTGCTTCGACTTCGTGCCGGCGCGGGCGCTGCTGGACCTCGAGGGCTGGGCCGAGACCGACATTTTCGCGCATAGCTGA
- a CDS encoding M24 family metallopeptidase yields the protein MRQGSGFLDRPRAARLMAAAGLDAVVLCQPESIHYATGAFAGVAAFWRRAGAAFVVVPADAAAAPAAVVGDLQAADFAARSGIADVRTHPIWVEVSSLDDPAAPDVAAAIARADRAAGRPEGFARPGTYDPRLSLAELAGILAERGLAGGRIGLELGFVPAADLPAFEAALPGVRWVDASPLVARLRMVKHPDEIARLRLAADLSLAGMGELLGQLRGGLDAAAMTALWRAGVAAAARGRGVAGPQSDWAYIAVGPDGFAPGGPARAGDVVKIDVGCVVAGYSSDGARTAVIGRASRAQRQVFDALHRAFDAGLAALRPGRPLREAHAAATAAMHAAGFTSYSRGHFGHSVGASIWSEEWPFIAADCDVPLEPGMAIAFEAPYYVRGLGGFIVEDQFLVGETGLEPMGLLGRDLFETG from the coding sequence ATGAGACAGGGATCAGGGTTTCTGGACCGCCCGCGCGCCGCTCGTCTCATGGCGGCGGCCGGCCTCGACGCCGTCGTGCTCTGCCAGCCGGAGAGCATCCACTACGCCACCGGCGCCTTCGCCGGCGTCGCCGCGTTCTGGCGCCGGGCCGGGGCCGCCTTCGTCGTGGTGCCGGCGGATGCCGCGGCGGCGCCGGCCGCGGTGGTCGGCGACCTCCAGGCCGCGGATTTTGCGGCGCGCTCCGGCATCGCCGATGTGCGCACCCATCCGATCTGGGTCGAGGTCTCGAGCCTGGACGATCCGGCGGCGCCCGATGTCGCCGCCGCCATCGCCCGCGCCGACCGGGCGGCCGGCCGGCCCGAGGGCTTCGCCCGGCCCGGCACCTACGATCCCCGGCTCTCCCTGGCCGAGCTCGCCGGCATCCTGGCCGAGCGCGGCCTCGCCGGCGGGCGGATCGGCCTGGAGCTCGGCTTCGTGCCGGCGGCGGACCTTCCCGCCTTCGAGGCGGCGCTGCCCGGGGTGCGCTGGGTCGACGCCTCGCCCCTGGTGGCGCGGCTGCGCATGGTCAAGCATCCCGACGAGATCGCGCGGCTGCGGCTGGCGGCCGACCTCTCCCTGGCCGGGATGGGCGAACTGCTCGGGCAGCTGCGCGGAGGGCTCGACGCTGCCGCGATGACGGCGCTCTGGCGCGCCGGCGTGGCCGCCGCGGCGCGCGGCCGGGGCGTGGCCGGGCCGCAGTCGGACTGGGCCTATATTGCGGTCGGCCCGGACGGGTTCGCGCCGGGCGGGCCGGCGCGCGCCGGGGACGTGGTCAAGATCGACGTCGGCTGCGTCGTCGCCGGCTACAGCTCGGACGGCGCGAGGACGGCGGTGATCGGCCGGGCGAGCCGGGCGCAGCGCCAGGTCTTCGACGCGCTGCACCGCGCCTTCGACGCCGGACTGGCAGCCCTGCGGCCGGGCCGGCCGCTGCGCGAGGCCCACGCCGCGGCGACGGCGGCCATGCACGCGGCCGGCTTCACCAGCTATTCGCGCGGCCATTTCGGCCACAGCGTCGGCGCCAGCATCTGGAGCGAGGAATGGCCGTTCATCGCGGCCGATTGCGACGTGCCGCTGGAGCCGGGCATGGCGATCGCCTTCGAGGCGCCCTATTACGTCAGAGGGCTCGGCGGCTTCATCGTCGAGGACCAGTTCCTGGTCGGCGAGACCGGCCTGGAGCCGATGGGCCTGCTCGGGCGCGATCTGTTCGAGACGGGGTGA